The Lampris incognitus isolate fLamInc1 chromosome 7, fLamInc1.hap2, whole genome shotgun sequence genome window below encodes:
- the LOC130115976 gene encoding gastrula zinc finger protein XlCGF57.1-like, which produces MKKHMIMHTGEKPFSCSVCGKEFSHKHVMQSHMRTHTGEKPFSCSFCGKEFSKRGNMKKHMIMHTGEKPFSCSVCGKEFSHKYSMQSHMTTHTGERPFSCSVCGKGFSERGSMQRHIIIHTGEKPFSCSVCGKGFSERGNIQRHMRIHTGEKPFSCSVCGKGFSERGSMQRHIIIHTGEKPFSCPVCGKGFSQRGSMQRHMIIHTEEKPFRC; this is translated from the exons ATGAAGAAACATATGATAatgcatacaggagagaaacctttcagttgctcagtctgcggTAAAGAGTTTTCTCATAAACATGTTATGCAgtcacacatgagaacacatacaggagagaaacctttcagttgctcaTTCTGTGGTAAAGAGTTTTCTAAAAGAGGAAATATGAAGAAACATATGATAATGCATacaggtgagaaacctttcagttgctcagtctgtggtaaagagtTTTCTCATAAATATAGTATGCAgtcacacatgacaacacatacaggagagagacctttcagttgctcagtctgtggtaaagggttttctgaaagaggaagtatgcagagacacataataatac atacaggagagaaacctttcagttgctcagtctgtggtaaagggttttctgaaaGAGGAAATATACagagacacatgagaatacatacaggagagaaacctttcagttgctcagtctgtggtaaagggttttctgaaagaggaagtatgcagagacacataataatacatacaggagagaaacctttcagttgcccagtctgtggtaaagggttttctcaaagaggaaGTATGCAGAGACACATGATAATACATACAGAAGAGAAACCCTTCCGTTGCtaa